From a region of the Flavobacterium branchiarum genome:
- a CDS encoding efflux RND transporter periplasmic adaptor subunit — MKKGVTITILIFIAVVFFGALYYLYAKNQESPIVYQTEKAEIKTIVKNTIATGNIQPDEEVLIKPNISGIIEAVYIKAGESIKAGDMIAKIKVVANVSNVSNTQNQVQTAKIALDNQEKLYQRQKTLFDKGVISANDFDATQLAYKQAKQNYFSSKQSFDIVKTGTTSGLGNYANTVIRSTVTGMVLDVPVKVGNQVIESNNFNEGTTIASVADVGKMIFVGKIDESEVGKIKEKMPIEITIGAIENKKFDAVLRYIAPKGVVENGAIQFQIKASLENRDDTFIRAGLSANASIILDKAENVLAIKESLVQFDKKTQKPYVEVETAPQKFQRKDLVLGVSDGIFVQVKSGITATDKIKIWNQGLIKDEGKK, encoded by the coding sequence ATGAAAAAAGGAGTAACCATAACCATTTTAATTTTTATTGCAGTAGTCTTCTTTGGTGCTTTGTATTATTTGTATGCAAAAAATCAAGAGTCACCAATTGTCTATCAAACAGAAAAAGCTGAAATAAAAACGATAGTTAAAAATACAATTGCAACGGGTAATATCCAACCTGATGAAGAGGTACTTATTAAACCAAATATTTCAGGAATTATTGAAGCAGTTTATATTAAAGCAGGGGAGAGTATTAAAGCAGGGGACATGATTGCAAAGATTAAAGTTGTTGCAAATGTTTCTAATGTGAGTAATACCCAAAATCAGGTTCAAACGGCAAAGATTGCATTAGATAACCAAGAAAAATTATACCAGAGACAAAAAACATTGTTTGATAAAGGAGTAATTTCTGCAAATGATTTTGATGCAACACAACTGGCTTACAAACAGGCGAAACAAAATTACTTTTCATCAAAACAAAGTTTTGATATCGTTAAAACAGGAACGACTTCTGGTTTAGGGAATTATGCTAATACAGTAATCCGATCTACAGTAACTGGAATGGTATTGGATGTTCCTGTGAAAGTTGGAAATCAAGTTATTGAAAGTAATAATTTTAATGAAGGAACTACAATTGCTAGTGTAGCAGATGTTGGTAAGATGATTTTTGTTGGAAAAATTGATGAATCAGAGGTTGGTAAAATAAAAGAAAAAATGCCAATCGAAATTACAATTGGAGCTATCGAAAATAAAAAATTCGATGCTGTTCTACGTTATATCGCTCCAAAAGGAGTTGTAGAAAATGGAGCAATTCAATTTCAAATTAAAGCATCATTAGAAAATAGAGATGATACATTTATTAGAGCAGGTTTAAGTGCTAATGCATCAATTATATTAGATAAAGCAGAAAATGTTTTAGCTATAAAAGAATCATTAGTTCAATTTGATAAAAAAACGCAAAAACCATACGTTGAAGTAGAAACAGCACCGCAAAAATTTCAAAGAAAAGATCTTGTTTTAGGAGTTAGTGATGGAATTTTTGTGCAGGTAAAAAGTGGAATCACAGCTACAGACAAGATAAAAATCTGGAATCAAGGCTTGATAAAAGATGAAGGAAAAAAATAA
- a CDS encoding ABC transporter permease, with product MFDRDNWEEILEALTANVFRTVLTAFGVFWGIFILVILLAAGKGLENGVKKGFDGIATNTMFMWSQTTSKAYKGLPKTRRYDFKNSDVIALKEALPDLLYVSPRNQLGDSNGGVNNVVRGTKTSAFTVYGDNPELIKQQPMDIIKGRFVNQQDIKHNRKVAVIGKGVITGLYEKDEDPIGTYIKVNGINFMVVGVYYSKSQNNGGAEAEQKNIFVPFTTFQQVFNYGDKVGWMAITANDEASITDLKPKIIEIIKERHSVSPKDDRAVGNFDLYERFNQVRGLFTILTFIAYFVGTLVLISGVIGISNIMLIVVKERTKEIGIRRALGATPGAIRRQILSESIFLTIISGMLGIAVATGVVAILNMVLDSMPQDGDTMFANPTVDLGVVFVALLILVGSGLLAGFIPAQTAINVKPVDALRAE from the coding sequence ATGTTTGATAGAGATAATTGGGAAGAAATTTTAGAAGCCTTAACTGCTAATGTATTTAGAACAGTACTTACAGCTTTTGGTGTGTTTTGGGGAATATTTATTTTAGTAATATTACTCGCAGCAGGAAAAGGATTAGAGAATGGTGTTAAAAAGGGGTTTGATGGAATCGCAACAAATACTATGTTTATGTGGAGTCAAACCACATCAAAAGCATATAAAGGTTTGCCTAAAACACGTCGTTATGATTTTAAGAATAGTGATGTAATAGCTTTAAAAGAAGCTTTGCCAGATTTGCTATATGTTTCACCTCGAAATCAGTTAGGAGATTCTAACGGTGGGGTTAATAATGTAGTTCGTGGTACTAAAACTTCTGCTTTTACTGTGTATGGAGATAATCCGGAGCTTATTAAGCAGCAACCAATGGATATCATAAAAGGGCGTTTTGTAAACCAACAAGATATTAAGCACAACAGAAAGGTTGCTGTTATTGGAAAAGGTGTAATAACCGGACTTTATGAAAAAGATGAAGATCCTATTGGGACTTATATAAAAGTAAACGGAATAAATTTTATGGTTGTTGGAGTGTATTATTCCAAAAGTCAAAATAATGGCGGTGCAGAAGCAGAGCAAAAGAATATATTTGTTCCTTTTACAACGTTTCAGCAAGTGTTTAATTATGGCGATAAAGTTGGCTGGATGGCAATCACAGCAAATGATGAAGCTTCTATAACAGACTTGAAACCTAAAATTATAGAAATAATAAAGGAAAGACATTCGGTTAGTCCTAAAGATGATAGAGCAGTCGGAAATTTTGATTTGTATGAACGATTTAACCAAGTACGAGGATTGTTTACAATCTTAACATTTATTGCTTATTTCGTGGGTACTTTGGTTTTGATTTCTGGGGTTATCGGTATTTCTAACATTATGCTTATTGTAGTAAAGGAGAGAACAAAAGAAATAGGAATTCGTAGAGCGTTGGGAGCAACACCAGGGGCAATACGAAGACAGATACTTTCAGAATCAATATTTTTAACAATCATTTCGGGTATGTTAGGTATTGCAGTTGCCACAGGGGTTGTAGCAATACTTAATATGGTGCTAGATTCGATGCCTCAAGATGGCGATACAATGTTTGCAAATCCAACGGTAGATTTAGGAGTCGTTTTTGTAGCATTATTAATTTTAGTGGGATCAGGTTTGCTGGCAGGATTTATTCCGGCCCAAACAGCAATAAACGTAAAGCCTGTAGATGCCTTACGAGCAGAATAA
- a CDS encoding ABC transporter permease: protein MFNIERWQEIFEAIAKNKLRTFLTGISVASGIFILVILLGAGKGLQNGIEKQFERDAEGIIEVWSGTTTKQYKGLNPGRQIQFRNSDYSQSVQKFEDKLDKRASTYNFWGASVSYGKESSTYQFRGVDPDYLGIENGTVVMGRFINSKDLANNEKVAVIGMKVKTDLFKDKNPLGEQIAINNINFKVVGVFTDPAGEREETRVYLPMTTTQRAYGVGDKVSNLFFTLNKKATYEEALAQSEKFSEDLKALLKSKNIVAPDDDSGIGLYNSVKDAKQVYDLNLYIRLFFWWVGICTIIAGVVGVSNIMLIIVKERTKEIGIRKALGASPVSIVGMILHESIFITTIAGFIGLLASLLLLEVVGPMITSEFFLNPEVDFSVALTTLILLVFAGAMAGFFPAYRAAKIKPIVALRDE from the coding sequence ATGTTTAATATTGAGCGTTGGCAAGAAATATTTGAAGCAATCGCTAAAAATAAATTAAGAACCTTTCTTACTGGTATCTCTGTGGCTTCCGGGATATTTATATTAGTTATTCTTCTTGGTGCAGGTAAAGGCCTTCAAAACGGAATCGAAAAACAATTCGAACGTGATGCCGAAGGTATTATAGAGGTTTGGTCGGGTACTACTACAAAACAATACAAAGGATTAAATCCAGGCCGCCAAATTCAGTTTAGAAATAGTGATTACTCACAATCAGTTCAAAAATTCGAGGATAAATTAGATAAACGTGCATCAACGTATAACTTTTGGGGAGCCTCAGTGAGTTATGGAAAAGAATCGTCGACGTATCAATTTAGAGGAGTAGATCCCGACTATTTGGGAATTGAAAATGGTACCGTTGTTATGGGAAGATTCATCAATAGCAAAGATTTAGCTAATAATGAAAAAGTTGCTGTTATTGGAATGAAAGTAAAAACAGATTTGTTTAAAGATAAGAACCCACTTGGAGAACAAATTGCAATTAATAATATCAATTTTAAAGTTGTTGGCGTTTTTACAGATCCAGCAGGTGAAAGAGAAGAAACAAGGGTTTATTTGCCAATGACAACCACACAAAGAGCCTATGGTGTTGGTGATAAAGTAAGTAATTTGTTTTTTACTTTAAATAAAAAAGCGACTTATGAAGAGGCTTTGGCACAATCTGAAAAATTTAGTGAAGACTTAAAAGCACTTTTGAAGAGTAAAAATATTGTTGCTCCAGATGATGACAGCGGTATCGGTCTATACAATTCGGTTAAGGATGCAAAGCAAGTATATGATTTAAATCTTTATATCAGATTGTTTTTTTGGTGGGTTGGAATTTGCACGATCATAGCAGGCGTTGTTGGTGTTAGTAACATCATGTTAATTATTGTAAAAGAAAGAACCAAAGAAATTGGTATTAGAAAAGCGCTTGGTGCCTCTCCAGTATCTATTGTTGGAATGATATTACATGAGTCTATTTTTATTACTACAATAGCAGGGTTTATTGGTTTGTTAGCAAGTTTATTATTGCTAGAAGTAGTAGGCCCAATGATAACAAGTGAATTCTTTTTAAATCCTGAAGTTGATTTTAGTGTGGCATTGACCACTCTTATTTTACTTGTTTTTGCGGGAGCAATGGCTGGTTTTTTTCCAGCATACAGAGCAGCAAAAATAAAACCTATTGTAGCACTTAGAGACGAATAA
- a CDS encoding ABC transporter ATP-binding protein, with the protein MIEIKDLHKSYKMGKSELHVLKGINFNIKEGELVAIMGSSGSGKSTLLNILGILDEADSGEYILDNVPIKNLNETIASRYRNKFLGFVFQSFNLINYKTALDNVAMPLYYQGVKRKERYEIALNYLKKVGLDSHSHHLPSELSGGQKQRVAIARALASNPKVLLADEPTGALDTKTSYEVMELIQGINDEGKTILIVTHEPDIAAMCKRNVVLKDGLIIDDKYVEQVRASAYV; encoded by the coding sequence ATGATTGAAATTAAAGACTTACATAAATCCTATAAAATGGGAAAATCTGAATTGCATGTATTAAAAGGGATTAATTTCAATATAAAAGAAGGGGAGTTGGTTGCTATCATGGGATCATCAGGTTCTGGAAAATCTACATTACTTAATATTTTAGGAATATTAGATGAAGCAGATTCTGGAGAGTATATACTAGATAATGTACCAATAAAAAATCTGAATGAAACCATAGCATCTAGATATCGAAATAAATTTTTAGGTTTTGTATTTCAATCTTTTAATTTGATTAATTATAAAACTGCTTTAGATAACGTGGCAATGCCATTATATTATCAAGGTGTAAAAAGAAAAGAACGATACGAGATTGCCTTGAATTACTTAAAAAAAGTAGGGCTTGATTCCCATTCTCACCATTTACCAAGTGAGCTTTCTGGAGGACAGAAGCAGCGTGTAGCTATTGCAAGAGCATTAGCATCAAATCCTAAAGTTTTATTAGCCGATGAACCTACAGGAGCATTGGATACAAAGACATCATATGAAGTAATGGAATTGATTCAAGGAATCAATGACGAAGGAAAAACAATCCTAATTGTTACCCACGAACCAGATATTGCAGCAATGTGTAAGAGAAATGTAGTCTTGAAAGATGGACTTATTATCGATGATAAATACGTAGAACAAGTTAGAGCATCAGCATATGTTTAA
- a CDS encoding DUF4403 family protein, with protein sequence MKKLFSFLILSMIALFIASCSSSQKLATLKPEPDDASPLIYDNAPSFINLPITIKLKDIENQTNTILNGLIYEDNNIEDDDIEIKIWKLAPIKIEVDPANPGKKIKTILPLKALVKYRIGTKQLGVELYDTREFNLNGVITLNSSVGLTNWKLNTKTELKSLDWNESPTMSVFGKNMPVTYLINPAVSIFKSKIEKSIDAAIEKSMDFKPNVLAALEKICTPFQMNEQYESWLRIVPIEIYSSDAVLKNDSFLLEMGMKCNMETLVGKQPESKFNASKIVLKPVTKIPKQITANIAAVSSYKDASKIMTRNFAGQEFGTGSKKITVKIVEIWHKEGKMIIALDVLGAVNGTLYLTGFPKYNQQSKELYFDKLDYVLDTKSKLTRTANWLMQGYILKKMEESCRYSIQPNLEEGKKSMLTYLKNYSPMPGVFVNGKMEDIEFQKIELTNQAIIAFIKVNGTVNVSVNGLK encoded by the coding sequence ATGAAGAAATTATTCTCGTTTCTAATACTTTCAATGATTGCACTATTTATAGCTAGCTGTTCTTCTTCTCAGAAATTAGCGACCTTAAAACCTGAACCCGATGATGCTAGTCCCTTAATATATGACAATGCCCCATCATTTATTAATTTACCTATTACAATAAAACTAAAAGATATTGAAAACCAGACTAACACTATTCTTAATGGTTTGATTTACGAAGACAACAATATTGAAGATGACGATATCGAAATCAAAATCTGGAAATTAGCTCCTATAAAAATCGAGGTTGACCCTGCTAATCCTGGTAAAAAAATAAAAACTATTTTACCTTTAAAAGCACTTGTTAAGTACCGAATAGGAACTAAACAACTGGGTGTTGAATTGTACGACACACGAGAATTTAATTTGAATGGAGTAATTACATTGAACAGCTCAGTAGGATTAACCAACTGGAAACTTAACACTAAAACGGAATTAAAATCATTAGATTGGAATGAGAGTCCAACAATGAGTGTTTTTGGAAAAAACATGCCTGTAACTTATCTTATAAATCCGGCTGTTTCAATTTTCAAATCAAAAATAGAAAAAAGTATCGACGCAGCAATCGAAAAGTCTATGGATTTCAAACCTAACGTTTTAGCAGCATTAGAGAAGATCTGCACTCCTTTTCAAATGAATGAGCAATATGAAAGTTGGCTTAGAATTGTTCCAATAGAAATATACTCTAGTGATGCAGTACTTAAAAACGATTCTTTTTTATTAGAAATGGGCATGAAATGCAATATGGAAACACTAGTTGGGAAACAACCTGAAAGCAAATTCAATGCCTCTAAAATTGTTTTAAAACCTGTTACAAAAATCCCTAAACAAATTACAGCCAACATCGCTGCGGTATCGAGCTATAAAGACGCTTCTAAAATCATGACTAGAAACTTTGCCGGACAAGAGTTTGGTACTGGCAGTAAAAAAATCACTGTGAAAATTGTAGAAATCTGGCACAAAGAGGGAAAAATGATTATTGCTTTAGATGTTTTGGGAGCAGTAAACGGAACATTATACTTAACCGGTTTTCCGAAGTATAATCAACAATCTAAAGAACTTTATTTTGACAAACTCGACTATGTTCTTGATACAAAAAGTAAACTAACCCGCACTGCAAATTGGCTCATGCAAGGTTACATCTTAAAGAAAATGGAAGAAAGTTGTCGTTATTCAATACAACCAAACTTAGAAGAAGGTAAGAAGAGTATGCTAACATACCTTAAAAACTATTCTCCTATGCCTGGTGTTTTTGTAAATGGAAAAATGGAAGATATTGAATTTCAAAAAATTGAATTGACAAATCAAGCCATTATTGCTTTTATAAAAGTTAATGGTACTGTAAATGTCTCTGTAAACGGATTGAAATAA
- a CDS encoding DUF420 domain-containing protein — protein sequence MEDNSLEKKYNKYIVLVSIVIPVVVAILFGVKLKDFGYDVEPLTFLPPIYATINGITALVLIIAVMAIKKGNRKAHERLMTTAIALSLAFLVMYIAYHMTSDSTKFGGEGVIRYVYFFILISHILLSIAIVPLVLITYVRAIAKNFENHRKIARITFPLWLYVAITGVIVYLMISPYYA from the coding sequence ATGGAGGATAATTCATTAGAAAAAAAATACAACAAGTATATAGTACTTGTTTCAATTGTAATTCCAGTTGTAGTTGCTATTCTGTTTGGAGTTAAATTAAAAGATTTTGGTTACGATGTAGAGCCACTTACTTTTTTGCCACCTATTTATGCTACGATAAATGGAATTACTGCTTTGGTTTTGATTATTGCAGTAATGGCCATAAAAAAAGGAAATCGTAAGGCACATGAGCGTTTGATGACTACGGCAATAGCGCTTTCATTGGCTTTTCTTGTTATGTATATTGCGTATCATATGACGTCTGATTCTACTAAATTTGGTGGAGAAGGAGTGATACGATATGTTTATTTCTTTATTTTAATTTCGCATATCTTATTGTCAATTGCAATCGTTCCTTTGGTTTTGATAACTTATGTTCGCGCAATTGCTAAGAATTTTGAAAATCACAGAAAAATTGCAAGAATTACATTTCCGCTTTGGTTATACGTTGCTATAACTGGAGTAATTGTTTATTTAATGATTTCCCCTTATTATGCTTAA
- a CDS encoding SCO family protein has protein sequence MFKNKSYIGISFIVLIFGIYAIPKIIERVKNDSVVKGSRLDSVNGKNVKEDGKLVKIGPAPKFELINQDNIKISNETYKGKVYVLEFFFTTCPSICPKMNLSMLEIEKKFFGNPNFGIVSITIDPAHDTPQVLKDHAKILGVKSSNWNFLTGDKNVIMDLSNKGFNLYAGTNSKVSGGFEHSGLFALIDKNGDIRCRKDEFGNPILYYDGLDKKGVRDIQQDINILLEE, from the coding sequence ATGTTTAAAAACAAATCATATATCGGTATTTCATTTATAGTATTGATTTTTGGAATTTATGCAATACCTAAAATTATTGAAAGAGTAAAAAATGATTCAGTTGTAAAAGGAAGCCGTTTAGATAGCGTTAATGGAAAAAATGTTAAGGAAGATGGAAAACTAGTTAAAATTGGTCCAGCTCCTAAATTTGAATTAATCAATCAGGATAATATAAAAATATCAAATGAAACGTATAAAGGAAAAGTTTATGTTTTAGAGTTTTTCTTTACGACCTGCCCATCTATATGTCCTAAAATGAATTTAAGTATGTTGGAGATTGAGAAAAAGTTTTTTGGAAATCCAAATTTCGGGATTGTCTCAATAACAATTGATCCTGCTCATGATACACCACAAGTTTTAAAAGATCATGCTAAGATTTTAGGAGTTAAGTCTTCTAATTGGAATTTTTTAACTGGAGATAAAAATGTTATTATGGATTTATCTAATAAAGGATTCAATTTGTACGCAGGTACAAATAGTAAAGTAAGCGGAGGTTTTGAGCATTCTGGATTATTTGCTTTAATAGATAAAAATGGAGACATTCGTTGTCGTAAAGATGAATTTGGAAACCCAATACTTTACTATGATGGATTGGATAAAAAAGGAGTTAGAGACATTCAACAAGATATAAATATATTATTAGAAGAATAA
- a CDS encoding cytochrome C oxidase subunit IV family protein: MSHEYVSHTKRIWFVFALLSVVTTVEVILGIYKPGVLEFNHFFGLNLLNWIFYILTIYKAYYIVWAFMHMEGESSGLRWSVVSSVVFLVLYLLFILLTEGHYIFEVFKNSTIKWNF; encoded by the coding sequence ATGTCACACGAATATGTATCACATACGAAAAGAATCTGGTTTGTTTTTGCACTTTTATCAGTTGTAACAACAGTGGAGGTTATCCTTGGTATTTATAAGCCAGGAGTATTAGAGTTCAATCATTTTTTTGGTTTGAACTTATTAAATTGGATATTTTATATTTTAACAATATATAAAGCTTATTATATAGTATGGGCATTTATGCATATGGAAGGTGAGTCAAGTGGCTTAAGATGGTCAGTTGTTTCTTCAGTTGTTTTCCTTGTATTGTATTTATTGTTTATTCTTTTAACTGAAGGACATTATATTTTTGAGGTTTTTAAAAATTCTACCATTAAATGGAATTTTTAA
- a CDS encoding cytochrome c oxidase subunit 3, which produces MEATVTTAKNEEKTWGGGNEPLGASYGKMMMWYFIVSDALTFSGFLAAYGFSRFKFIETWPLADEVFNHFPFMHGVPAPMYYVALMTFILIFSSVTMVLAVDAGHQMKKNKVAVYMFLTIIGGLIFVGSQAWEWKNFIKGEYGAIETKGGSLLQFVDKDGKRVALADFAVKLPDGREALTRDKGKWFMSDAETLPTYSVAEVQAGFKAHPELLIRTEKLTEKKQKTILTREESESRLSQAHYVVEGANLTRNEYGNKLFADFFFFITGFHGFHVISGIIINIIIFFNVLLGTYEKRKSYEMVEKVGLYWHFVDLVWVFVFTVFYLV; this is translated from the coding sequence ATGGAAGCGACAGTTACAACTGCAAAAAACGAAGAAAAAACTTGGGGAGGCGGCAATGAGCCATTAGGGGCAAGTTATGGTAAAATGATGATGTGGTATTTTATCGTATCTGATGCCTTAACGTTCTCTGGATTTCTAGCAGCTTATGGTTTTTCTAGATTTAAATTTATCGAAACTTGGCCATTGGCTGATGAAGTGTTTAATCACTTTCCTTTTATGCATGGTGTACCTGCACCTATGTACTATGTCGCATTGATGACATTTATTTTGATTTTTTCATCTGTAACAATGGTTTTGGCTGTTGATGCTGGTCATCAAATGAAGAAAAACAAAGTTGCAGTATATATGTTTTTAACTATTATTGGAGGTTTGATTTTCGTTGGGTCACAAGCTTGGGAATGGAAAAACTTTATCAAAGGAGAATACGGAGCTATTGAAACAAAAGGAGGAAGTTTACTTCAGTTTGTGGATAAAGACGGAAAACGTGTTGCTCTTGCAGATTTTGCAGTAAAATTGCCAGATGGTAGAGAAGCATTGACAAGAGACAAAGGTAAATGGTTTATGAGTGATGCTGAAACATTGCCAACATATTCAGTAGCCGAAGTACAAGCAGGTTTCAAAGCGCATCCTGAATTATTAATAAGAACGGAAAAGCTTACTGAGAAAAAGCAAAAAACTATTCTAACTAGAGAAGAGTCAGAGTCAAGATTAAGTCAAGCGCATTATGTTGTAGAAGGTGCTAATTTGACAAGAAACGAATACGGAAACAAATTGTTTGCTGATTTCTTTTTCTTTATTACTGGATTTCACGGTTTTCACGTTATCTCAGGAATTATCATCAATATCATTATCTTCTTTAATGTATTGTTAGGTACTTATGAAAAAAGAAAGAGCTATGAAATGGTAGAGAAAGTTGGTTTATACTGGCACTTTGTCGATTTAGTTTGGGTATTTGTATTTACAGTTTTCTACTTAGTTTAA
- a CDS encoding cytochrome c oxidase subunit 3 has product MEMTMTEDEYRARSAKSSKLILLFAMVSMTMMFAGLTSAFVVSKSRTDWLKDFQLPPAFFYSTLVIIGCSVTFHLAKNAMQKDNRKATTNLLLTTLALGILFVILQFVGFGQIVANGYYFTGAESTITTTFLYVVTVTHLFHLAGGIISLLVIIYNHFKQKYNSTQTLGIELGAMYWHFLDFLWVYLFLFLYFFK; this is encoded by the coding sequence ATGGAAATGACAATGACAGAAGATGAATATAGAGCAAGGAGCGCTAAGTCATCTAAATTAATTTTATTGTTCGCTATGGTCAGTATGACCATGATGTTTGCAGGACTTACAAGTGCTTTTGTAGTTAGTAAGTCAAGAACCGATTGGTTGAAGGATTTTCAATTACCGCCAGCGTTTTTTTATAGCACTTTGGTGATTATTGGTTGTAGTGTTACTTTTCATTTAGCTAAAAATGCGATGCAAAAGGACAATAGAAAAGCAACAACAAATTTACTATTGACTACTCTAGCATTAGGAATATTGTTTGTTATTTTACAATTTGTAGGTTTTGGACAGATAGTAGCAAACGGATATTATTTTACCGGAGCAGAGAGTACAATAACTACAACTTTCTTATATGTTGTAACGGTTACACACTTATTTCACTTAGCTGGAGGGATCATTTCTCTTCTAGTTATTATTTATAATCATTTTAAACAGAAATACAATTCGACTCAAACTCTTGGAATAGAACTAGGTGCAATGTACTGGCACTTTCTTGATTTCTTGTGGGTCTATTTATTTTTATTTTTATATTTCTTTAAATAA
- the cyoE gene encoding heme o synthase: MDATQNTLSLKSIFNDFKEITKAGLAVSVLFSSIAGYLLGFDDKHPFQWTVLLVLAIGGYCMVGASNAFNQVIEKDLDALMDRTKNRPVPSGRMSSKLALIVASLLTIIGLTLLYTINPKTAMFGAISIFLYTSVYTPLKTITSLSVFVGAFPGAIPFMLGWVAATGEFGIEAGTLFLIQFFWQFPHFWAIGWFLYEDYEKAGFFMLPTGKKDKGTALQIILYTIWLIVASLLPCLGYTGKLFITPIAAVLVFLLGIWMLIYAVRLYKLRTAKAARTLMLVSVSYITLLQLIYIFDKFLR, encoded by the coding sequence TTGGACGCAACACAAAATACACTTTCACTTAAATCTATATTTAATGATTTCAAAGAAATCACAAAAGCAGGACTCGCTGTTAGTGTTTTGTTTTCTTCAATTGCAGGTTATTTACTTGGTTTTGACGATAAACATCCATTTCAATGGACTGTACTTCTAGTTTTAGCAATAGGAGGGTATTGTATGGTAGGAGCTTCAAATGCTTTTAATCAGGTTATTGAGAAAGATTTGGACGCCTTAATGGATAGAACAAAGAATCGACCTGTTCCTTCTGGAAGAATGTCCTCAAAATTAGCTTTGATTGTAGCAAGTTTGTTGACAATTATTGGGTTAACTTTACTGTATACAATCAATCCTAAAACAGCAATGTTTGGTGCGATTTCTATATTTTTATATACCAGCGTTTATACCCCTTTAAAGACAATAACATCATTGTCAGTTTTTGTTGGAGCTTTTCCAGGTGCAATACCATTTATGTTAGGATGGGTTGCGGCTACAGGAGAATTTGGGATAGAGGCAGGGACGCTTTTTTTAATTCAGTTTTTTTGGCAATTTCCTCATTTTTGGGCTATAGGTTGGTTTTTATATGAAGATTACGAAAAAGCAGGCTTTTTTATGCTGCCTACTGGGAAAAAAGACAAAGGTACTGCGTTGCAGATTATTTTATATACAATATGGCTTATAGTGGCATCACTTTTACCATGTTTAGGGTATACAGGTAAGTTGTTTATTACACCAATAGCAGCGGTTTTAGTGTTTCTGTTGGGGATTTGGATGTTGATTTATGCAGTTCGTTTGTATAAATTAAGAACAGCCAAGGCAGCAAGAACATTGATGTTGGTAAGTGTGTCTTACATTACCTTGTTGCAGTTGATTTATATATTTGATAAATTTTTGAGATAA